One Rhea pennata isolate bPtePen1 chromosome 3, bPtePen1.pri, whole genome shotgun sequence DNA segment encodes these proteins:
- the PPP3R1 gene encoding calcineurin subunit B type 1 isoform X3, whose amino-acid sequence MCSHFDADEIKRLGKRFKKLDLDNSGSLSVEEFMSLPELQQNPLVQRVIDIFDTDGNGEVDFKEFIEGVSQFSVKGDKEQKLRFAFRIYDMDKDGYISNGELFQVLKMMVGNNLKDTQLQQIVDKTIINADKDGDGRISFEEFCAVVGGLDIHKKMVVDV is encoded by the exons TTGATGCTGATGAGATTAAACGGCTaggaaagagatttaaaaagctCGATTTGGACAACTCTGGCTCTTTGAGTGTGGAAGAGTTCATGTCTTTACCTGAGCTGCAGCAGAATCCATTAGTACAGCGAGTAATAGATATATTTGACACCGATGGAAATGGAGAGGTGGACTTCAAAG AATTTATAGAAGGGGTCTCCCAGTTCAGTGTCAAAGGAGATAAGGAACAGAAGCTGAGGT TTGCATTTCGCATTTATGATATGGACAAAGATGGCTATATCTCAAATGGAGAGCTCTTCCAGGTGCTGAAGATGATGGTTGGGAACAATCTCAAAGACACTCAGTTACAGCAAATTGTAGATAAAACCATAATTAATGCAGATAAGGATGGTGATGGAAGAATATCTTTTGAAGAATTCTGTGCT GTTGTAGGAGGCCTAGATATCCACAAAAAGATGGTGGTAGATGTGTGA
- the PPP3R1 gene encoding calcineurin subunit B type 1 isoform X1: MEEKEGNEASYPLEMCSHFDADEIKRLGKRFKKLDLDNSGSLSVEEFMSLPELQQNPLVQRVIDIFDTDGNGEVDFKEFIEGVSQFSVKGDKEQKLRFAFRIYDMDKDGYISNGELFQVLKMMVGNNLKDTQLQQIVDKTIINADKDGDGRISFEEFCAVVGGLDIHKKMVVDV; this comes from the exons TTGATGCTGATGAGATTAAACGGCTaggaaagagatttaaaaagctCGATTTGGACAACTCTGGCTCTTTGAGTGTGGAAGAGTTCATGTCTTTACCTGAGCTGCAGCAGAATCCATTAGTACAGCGAGTAATAGATATATTTGACACCGATGGAAATGGAGAGGTGGACTTCAAAG AATTTATAGAAGGGGTCTCCCAGTTCAGTGTCAAAGGAGATAAGGAACAGAAGCTGAGGT TTGCATTTCGCATTTATGATATGGACAAAGATGGCTATATCTCAAATGGAGAGCTCTTCCAGGTGCTGAAGATGATGGTTGGGAACAATCTCAAAGACACTCAGTTACAGCAAATTGTAGATAAAACCATAATTAATGCAGATAAGGATGGTGATGGAAGAATATCTTTTGAAGAATTCTGTGCT GTTGTAGGAGGCCTAGATATCCACAAAAAGATGGTGGTAGATGTGTGA
- the PPP3R1 gene encoding calcineurin subunit B type 1 isoform X2 codes for MGNEASYPLEMCSHFDADEIKRLGKRFKKLDLDNSGSLSVEEFMSLPELQQNPLVQRVIDIFDTDGNGEVDFKEFIEGVSQFSVKGDKEQKLRFAFRIYDMDKDGYISNGELFQVLKMMVGNNLKDTQLQQIVDKTIINADKDGDGRISFEEFCAVVGGLDIHKKMVVDV; via the exons TTGATGCTGATGAGATTAAACGGCTaggaaagagatttaaaaagctCGATTTGGACAACTCTGGCTCTTTGAGTGTGGAAGAGTTCATGTCTTTACCTGAGCTGCAGCAGAATCCATTAGTACAGCGAGTAATAGATATATTTGACACCGATGGAAATGGAGAGGTGGACTTCAAAG AATTTATAGAAGGGGTCTCCCAGTTCAGTGTCAAAGGAGATAAGGAACAGAAGCTGAGGT TTGCATTTCGCATTTATGATATGGACAAAGATGGCTATATCTCAAATGGAGAGCTCTTCCAGGTGCTGAAGATGATGGTTGGGAACAATCTCAAAGACACTCAGTTACAGCAAATTGTAGATAAAACCATAATTAATGCAGATAAGGATGGTGATGGAAGAATATCTTTTGAAGAATTCTGTGCT GTTGTAGGAGGCCTAGATATCCACAAAAAGATGGTGGTAGATGTGTGA